In Miscanthus floridulus cultivar M001 chromosome 8, ASM1932011v1, whole genome shotgun sequence, the sequence TCTAGATTGACCGGAGACCGAATCCACGAGGAGCTGACATTCCTCCAAGCGGtctgtgacccgatcgatggatccaatcagatcatcattgttgatggatctcctaacctagCGACGGGCGCCGGGATCAGAGATGTCGTTGCAGGTGTTGGCGTGATTGGCGTATGGTGATCCTACACCGTCTCCACGATCTCCCTATTGCTGTCAAGGTTGATGACCCAGGTCATGGGTCCGACCATGAAGATCGGGTCCGGCTCGGGAAAGGCCATGGAGCTTGGGAAAGTAACCATCTGGTATGCCATGaattcagcacgcacacccctacctggcttgccactgtcgacgaaatacgtTCGGCTGTcaaccgaggggtatgcccacggtagtagatgaatcggtggaggtgcgcgtgagggaGCCGGATGGTAacacagaacgcaagagatagcgattagacaggttcaggacgtcagcttgatgtaataccctacgtcctgtgtctttgtggattgtattgcgtatgatcagatgaaaacgagggggtccctacccaccttatatagctcgGGGTTTAGGGTTAcagatcggttgtttctatcctaattggttttacaagatagaaagttatagatattaCGGGATCTGTCATATCCGAGCAGGTTTCCTAGATCATCGAAGATCTTCACGTAGTTTTGCGAGACACGCCGACCTGTGTCGTGCCTCACACGGCGTCGTCTCATAGGTTGGGCCTCCACCAGTGGCGTGGCCCATGAgcagtcttgtgggctgggccgccctagCGGCTCGGCCCATGTACAACCATGCTGGTACcgagggttatacccccacaaggACTAATGAAATTATACACTGCAAAACTTTATAAGCTCCAATTGATCAGTTCCAAAATATTCATGATATCTACCCATTAAATTTgcataagcttttcaaaatgaTAGCAACAAAGAAGCAAAGAATAAACATTTTGATCTGGTTTCAATTCAGCAGAAACTTGTATTGATCTGATGAAGTAAAACATTGGAGAATTCCATCATTATACACTGTAGATGGcaataatcagcctgttcgtttgttcgtaaacgatcgtaaatttccagccgggaacagtgtttttctctcacatcaaaccagccaacagtaaataatccacgatacgatacggcctcccgaacaggccgaATGTAGGAGGAATTCTTAATTTTAATGGTTGACTATTTAAGATAAGTTCTCACTTTATGTAAAGTTATGGACATTCTTAACTAGAGTAAGTCCTCTCAACAAAAAGGAAGTACTACACAGGTAACCTTCTAGTTGTAAAGAAAATTTATGAAAATCCTATCAGTTTAaaaatcatttgaaaattttaaattgagGATAATATATTGTATAGCACCATGGTCGACATCATCTTAATTATTCAGTCTAGATTTATGCAGTATATGTGTTAAATTTGGCATAGACTGACATCAAAATACTAATTTCCACTTGTAATTTTAATAATAAAAAATACAatacaaatttttttttgcctTCTCAGTTAGATGAGTAGTACTATGGAAAGCTTTAACTTTGCAAAAACAAAACTAAAAGAGGAGTCAAAACCTGAAATTGTGGGTGTCACTCCCAGAACAGAAGATGCACTGACAGGAACAAGTGTTGGGACAATTAACTCTTATTTCAACAGCCACAAAACAGGATAAAGATGTTAGAATTGATATGCTGATTAATCCCTCATTGCGAAATATAGTGCCCCAATTTTAACATAATCTGGTTGATTTCTTGTAATTTCTTGAATCATATGAACAGTTTGGATGTAGATTCATATATGCTGGTAATAATCTCAAGGCTCAAGCACAATGTCTGCACTTTAGTGTGTTCATGTAGAAAGAGGAAGGAAGAAATACAGGACAGATGAAATGATATACTGCAAAAACTTTATAAGCTGCAATTGGTTCCAAAATCTTCATGATATCCACCCATAAAATTTGCATATCTTTTCAAAATTATCAGGACAAAGAAAGCAGAGAATATATAATCAGATAATTTGGTCCGGTTTCAGTTTAGAAGCAAAAACATGTATTGATCTAATGAAGTAAGACAGTGGATAGTTACATCATTGTAGAGTGTAGACTGTAGATGGAAATGATGTAGGAGGAATTTCTTAATTTTAGTGGTTAACTATTTAAGGTAAGTTCTCAGTTTCTCAATTATGGGAAGTTGTGGACATTCTTAACTAGAGTAAGTCTCCAATCAGTTTAAATATCAATGAATGTTTTAAATTGAGGATAGTATAGGGTGTCGCACCATGATCAGCGTCATCTTAATTATTCAGGCTAGATGTATGCAGTATATGTGTTAAATTTGGCATAGACAGTGACATTAAAATCCTAATTCCCACTTGTAACTTTAATAATAGAAAATACAATAAAAATTCCTTTTCCTTTCACAGCTAGATGAATATTATGGTAAGCTTTAACTTTGCAAAAACAAAACCAAATTAAAAGAGGAATCAACTTGAAATTGAGGGTCACTCCCAGAACAGAAGATGCAGCGACAGGAACAAGTGTTGGGACAACTCTGGTACCAAGAGTGTTGTACTTGATTTCAACAGCAACAAAACAGGATAAACATGTTAGAATTATATGCTGATTAATCCCACATTGAAATGGCATTGATATATGCCTTTGTTTTATTCGGTTGGTGTAATGGGTGATTATCATGATGATGACACCAGCCGCTACAAAACTGAGAATGAATTCTCAGTAAACTGAAATATGATGTTAGATGGACAATGTATTTTGACAGGATGTGTACAGAAAAAGTAAACATCTCAACATTAAATATACTGCATCATTTCAGCATCAAAGTTGTCCTGACATTTTACAAGGAAACTGGTTTGAAGTAGTTTAAATCTATGCAGAATTGCAGACAGCACTAGACCCGGGGAAACTTGCTTGACTTCTCCAATACCTCCAGCAAAACTGAAGGGCACGATCTTTTTAGGTGAGCATAGCCTTGGCttgccaccacatcatcaatcttATTTGAGAAGGCAATATACTCGATGCAAGCATCTTTTAGGATGCATAAGTTGAGCTGCTCAGCAAATGCCAAGGTAGTGGCAACAGAATCCACGCTAAGGCTGTTGCAGAGGCTGTCTTCACACATCAACTTCAGCCTCTTCATTTCATACTGATCTGCAGCCACAAGCAAATGCCGAGTCATTTCTTTCTTATCAACATCTCCAGGATTATCCATATCAGGCAACGAGTCAGTGTAGATGAAATGGAGCATGGCTTTGAAGACAGCAGGCCGCACATCCTCAACAGCAATGCAACCAAAATTCTCCTCCATCTCAGGCCCATAGAATTTTGCCTTGAACACCGGTGACCGCATAGCCAGCACGATCTTGTGGGCACAAATAACCTCTCCCTGAACCTTGAAAGTGACATCAGATGTGTCATCCTCCAACAGCAAACTGccaagatgcaccgacaggtcCGAAGGCGGCTCCTTGAACACGGAGACGATCTTGGTTTCAGAGACCTTTGGTTCTTTGACGACAGTGACCGCGCACTCGATGGTGAGGCGATCATCTTGGGCATACATTAACAGATTCCACCTGAAAGTGCTGACTTTCGCGAGGTTATTCACAGATCCAGCTTTGTAATTCATAAAGCACGCCTGCCACTTGGGGGATGCCTTCCCGGTGGCCTGGTTGAGAAACCTGAAGTGGCACGACGCCTTCGCCACGACGTCCTTGGTCAGCAGCTCAAGGAGCAGCACCAGCGCGCCGCCCTCGCCCCCATCGGGGAAGAAGCGGACGGCCCAGTCGTAGCCGCCGACGGAGAAGGGCGCGGAGCGGACGGAGCTCCCGGCGCCGAGGCGCTCGTGGAGGCTGTAGCCCACGATGTGGAACAGGTGCGTGCCTTGCGACGCCTCCACGGTACAGGTCGACGTGGTCAGCGGCATTGACGGCGGCGTAGGCTGAACCTACTTCTTGTCCCTGAAGAAGGGAATCGAGATgtcggcgaggcggcggcggcagcaataTCGGCCCAGGGAATCAGAGGGGCCTATTTAACGAAGATGGGCTTGTATGGGCTGCAGCCGGCTCTGCAGTGGGCCGGTGGCCTTTTCCTATTTCGGGCCATGGAAGTGTGCTTCTTCTCTGGCTAAATCACCCTACTTCCTAATTAATTTGTGTGGGTCCTCTGCTCCCATTGATCAAGCCTCATGTCATGTGGTAGCAACAGCAGTTAATTGGAGTATAAGGATCCTAACGGATGGAATTTTTATTATGGGACACCTTTGACTAAGTTAGTTTCTGTCATTTTTAATGAAGAGGCAAGGACCGGGCTGCATGTGTACCGGTTGCTGCCACAAACCAAAGGAAAGATTAGTGTTAGGTGATCTTTGTTTCTTTGATCTGCtccatagttttttttttctcccagTTAAGCAAGGTTTGGTTCTTGTGCTTCGAATGGTTTGGACTATGAGCCCTTTCTAATGCGTATATGTGTTGAATTCTAACTTATTTTATTCTCAAGATTTCCTATCTAGATGTGTACTATGGTTTTGCTAAATGTTGCTATATCTAACACAAAAGAGTTACGCAACATAAATCCCAATCTTGTCAACTAACCTAGCAAATTATACTAGGAAAAATAAACACACAACCTAGGAAAGCAAGTAAATGCGGAAGTTCAAATGAGTCACAGAACGATATTTTTTCTAAGGTATAGAGAAGCTCAAGCTTTCTCCAAATTGGAGCTCATCACAAGGATGTCTTCTCAAGGAAAGATCCAAGTAGAATTAATAATCCAACATacctcttttccttttttttttcttgtaccACATACACCTGTCTATTTCTATGACTTTTTCTTTTGCTTGCGTCTAACTTTCGTGTAGGAGTTGCCTACATTTACTACACTACTATAGAATTGGACATAattgccggcctcatcactgccgacTTTTAAGAAACCGATAATGAtagcccatcactgtcggttttttgctAAAACCGGTAGTAATAGGACCAACCGATACTGATATTCGGGTCTTCACTATCggttcatatcactgtcggttcaagccacgaaccgacaaTGACAGTATCAGTGttggttcttggctaaaaccagcagtgatgaccCAAAAAACTTAATAAGTTTCACATATGATGtctgatgaagacaaactttatatcaaaattgtagtacTCGACAAGATCTATAATTTTGTAGtttaaactttttaatttgagatcgtttggatgtccaaatattttcatttgaaatcatctatctaaaaaaattatgtttgatttctaaaatttataatttgaatttttcaaacgacctcggatgaagaaacacccaaaacaaaagttgtagatctcgaaaagttatacaactttgtagttgacaaccttttcatttgaaatcatttactacttcaaaatcttatttaaaattaaaatttgaaattattgaagaagtctgatttctctttttaatctctgggtaaaacttgtaactagtgtttctcccttatactaacttcaaatttgatgattttttcctaaaaaattttaaaatcatgctctactaatttattgtgttcttataactattattttatccaccttttcatgtgactgtgttttatccatttgaattttaaaaaatgacaacttcaaacgttattttggaacaataaatgatttcagttgaaaaagtcatgaacgTAGAAGTTCtacaacttatcaagatctacaacttttattttggttatttcttcatccgataaagtgataGTGATATTGTTCACAAAGTttatatatctctcttatagtttcataaactataagagggatatACAACATTTGTAAATAATGTTATTACCACTATGttagatgaataaatgatcaaatggccaaaataaaagttgtagatctcgaaaaaatatgaaactctgtagttgagaattttttgatttgaaatcatcttgtcaaggaaaactacgtttgaatttctaaaatttgaaattcaaattttataaacgatcTCGGATTGAGAAGCTATTAAAAtgaagttgtagatcccaaaaagttatgaaactttgtagttgataactttttattttaaatcatcttgtcaaggaaaactatgtttgaatttccaataatttgaaatttaaattttttaaacaACCTTAgatggacaaacagcaaaaacaaaagttgtagatctcaaaaaattatgaaactttatagttaacaactttttgatttcaaatcatcttgtggaaaactacgtttgaatttctcaaatttgaaattcaaattttgtaagcgacctcggatggagaaactaccaaaatgaaagttgtagatgtcgaaaagttataaaagtttatagttgacaactttttcatttgaattcgtttacgatcccaaatactcatttcaaaataaGATGAACATAAAATGGCCAGGACGAAAATCTCATTTGGACACAAACAGCTTGCCGGTTGAGTGGTTAGGGGCCGAAGACACGACCTAGGAGGTTAGGGGTTCAAACGCCGGTGGCTGCGAAGCGTGCGTTTTTTCACGCgaaaaatcgcgtgacttgtgGGGCCTCTCCCAGATTTTAAAAAAATCCCTAATTTTTTAGCCTATTTTCTAGATTTCCTAAAAACCACATTACTGTCGTTTTTTTATAACCGGTAGTCATGAGCCCCcttcatcactgtcggtatgccactgtcggttcaaaatccagcaGTAAAGGggttttttgaaccgacagtgatgtaaaGATCTAGAGCAGTGCTAGATTGACAGCTCTATGATGAAGTGCGAAGTGTTACATCGACACCATCTCCATATGCCTATGCAGCGGATCCATCTTCGAGGTCAGTGGCAGATCTTCTCTCCCTCTTCATACGCCATATATGGGTGAGCCACGGCGATAACTCCATCTTTGCATGGGAAGAGACGACCACCGGCACCTACATCAACGCCATAGCGCTATGGCCATGGCGACGGCTTGGCAGCCTAGTAGATTGATGCCTCTGTCAAcctttattttgtttttcttttttattaagaAAGATGCAGAAGCCTACTGAGAACATCAGTTCCCCTTTTCTATCCCcaatataaaaaaaaaactatccaTATTGGGGATAGAGGGACTATTTAGCTGCTCCCAATACCACAGTACCAACCCCTTTTATTGGTCGCCTCCAAAAATCAACTCATCTCTCCTCAAATAAGATGGGAGATACAACTCCCCTAATATACTGACGCGTAGCCCAAATACCACAAACTTGATTTTTTCGCCCTCTGCTCCCGCTCCGCTGCTCTCTACAAAGCGTGGAAAGCCATCGGTGCGTCGCTGCGCACATGCCGGCTCCAACCTCGCCTAACCCACGCGAGCGTAATGGAGGATGTCGTCGTCATCCATCAAGTTCAAAGAAGAGCTAGATTCGTAGCTGGAAGAAAGAAGAGAATATAGCGGAGGAGGGCATGAGAGGGAGTCGCCATGGCCAAATCGGGAGGCTGTCGTCAAGGAGGAAGAAACATCGTGGCCCTTTGCTCAGGGAAGAAAGTGGTGGCCACAGAGAGATGGGGCGCGGGGAGATTATGGAAAGAGAAGAGATCTGATCTGAGTTGTCTGGCACCAGCGTCCATGGAGTTGGGCAGTCCGCGACGTAACAGGGTCGGGCCTGGCACGGGGAAGGAGGTCGCGAGGGAGTGAGGAGGACAAGAAAGGCTTACAGCcaaactaaggccttgtttagttgggtgaagtttgaaattttggctactgtagcactttcgtttttatttagcgattagtattcaatcatggactaattaggctcaaaacgttcgtctcaagattttcaaccaaactgtgcaattagttttttttgtctatatttaatgctccatgcacgtatcgcaagattcgatgtgatggctactgtagcactttttaggaaaagtttttggaactaaacatggcctaagtaTAGAGAGATGGGAGAAGCTACTGACATACGGACCGAAATGTATATTGCGGTTGATGTATTGTTTATCTGCTGTAATAACTCTCTTAAGAATCTGAAAAAAAAATAGTATTAGTGGTAACCAATACTGCCATATTAGCATGTTTTATTAGTGAGCTCGAGATGGTGTGATGGCGAGCGAGTTGCGTGACAGCATGAGAGGACCGTTGTGGATGTGGCTAAGGTAGTGTGAGGGTTATACTTGTCAGCGCCTATTGACAGAGTGCATTTTTCAATATAGGAGAGACAAGTCATCAAACTCTAGCTTTTGATCCAAACAAGCCATTTTTTGTTTAGCTTTTACCATTCCACAAGCCACAAACCCCTTTACAATTCCACACGCTACAAACGAGTTTCCACAGTCTTGTGCGGATCAAACAGACTCTAAAACACCTATGCATTGCCCCCAAAAAAAAACTATGCCCAAGTAGTCGTTCCTGTGAATAGCTCACGGATGAGATGTAATATACACGACGATGTGGCATGTTTGACATCTTATAAGCCTATCCTCGTGTCGTCGCAGCCTTGTGTGCATTATTATCTACTCTTCTATATGTAGGAGACCTTGTATATATGCTTTGTATGAAAAGAGGTGTGTGCGTCGAATGATTGCACATCAGTGATCAGTTTTAGGGGCTGTTTGGTTTCTTCCcctcctcctaaaattcctgtcacatcgaatgtttagatatatgtatggagtattaaatatagactaattacgaaactaattatataacttgcgactaatttacgagacgaatcttttaagcctaattaatccatgatttgacaacatggtgctacagtaaacatgtgctaatgatagattaattaggcttaaaaaattcgtctcggaaattagcctccatctatataattagttttgtaattaatttatatttaatactccttattagcctctaaacatttgatgtgacataaattttagaagcgtctagagaaccaaacacccccttagtaccATGCTCGTTGCTGTGTTCTTCAGATGAGCCCCTtgccatcgtcctcctcctcacaGGCGACCTCGCCGGAGGCAGCTCCATCAGGTTCAGAGCCGCCGGCACCAGAATTATACCACCTCGCACACAGTAGGTAGCAAAAGAAGTTGAGCACGCTGAGCGCGGCGAGCACCCAGTAGAAGAGGTCCAGCCTGTCCTTGTTAAGGTCATTGTCGCCGAGCCAGCCCCGGCGGCCGCCGCTCGCCGTGACCCTGTTCACCAGCGAGACGAGCACGGAGCTGAGGAAGAACCCGAACGAGAAGGAGCAGTAGAAGAAGGCCATGAAGAAGGCCTGCATCTGCATCGCCCCGGCGGTCGCCGCCTGCTTGTAGAAGAACTCCATGAGCCCGACGTTGGTGAACAGCTCCGACACGCCGAAGACGAAGAACTGCGGCACGAGCCAAAGCACGGACAGCTGGTGCACGCCTCCGGAGCCGGACGAGACGGCGGCGTCCCGGCGCCTGCGCTCGACGGCCGCGGCGGAGGCCATGGACAGCGCGACGAGGCAGAGGCCGACGCCGATGCGCTGGAGCGGGGTGATCCCGGACCGCGTGCCCGTGAGCCTCCGCGTGAGCGGCACGAGGAGGAGCTCGTAGGCCGGGACGAGCGCCAGCAGCATGGCGTAGGGGATGGCCTGCAGCGACGCCGGCGGGAtgcggaaggaggaggaggagcccggcgCCAGCCTGGTGTCCATGACGCTGCCCTGCTGCACCGAGAACGTCTGCAGCTGCGCGAGCACGGTGTTGGTGACGACGGTGCACGCCACGATGGGCAGCACGGCCAGGAGTGTCTTGGTCTGCTGCACCTCGCCCGCCGTGCACAGCCGCCACTCGCTCTCCGGCACCGTGTCCGCCGCGTCCCTGATGCACGCCTTGTCCAAGAACCTGTGccgaagttttttttaaaaaaaattctcacTTTGGTCAGGTCAGGTGTCTGAAACTCTGAATACTGAATGTGCGGATGGTGCACGAGCTAGATGGTGACCTGAACTTGTTGGTGTGGCGGAAGTCGCCGTCGCCGACGACCGCCGGATCTCCGGCTGCGGTGTGGGCAGGATTGGAGGAGCCGGAAGGGCAGATTTGCTTCCTCTTGCTGAATGCAGCCACGAAAACCTGACAAATTTTACAATTGCACAGTCAGGCAACCGTATTTGGCACAAGGAAACCTACGAGATTTTGAAAGTTCTCTTGTTCTCACCCTTGCAATGGGTGTAAAGATGACGCTGCCCCGCGGGGGCTTGTTCCGGTACAACACCGCGCCGGAGACGAGGGTGATGAGCCCGGCGcccaaggcggcggcggcgaggccaaAGCCAACGGCCATCCCGAAGCGCGTCTGCGCCCAGACCACGGCCATGAGCGCGACGACCTCGGCGACGCAGTAGCCGAAGTAGGAGAGGTTGAAGTAGGTGGAGAGCCTCTTGCTGGCGTCCTTCTCCGCCGCGCCGGCGCGGGCGCCGGCGAACTGGTCGCCGCCGTACGTGGTCATGTTGGGCATCACGCAGCCGCTGCCGAGCGCCACCAGGTAGAGCGCCACGAAGAAGATGGCGGCCTTGAACCCGCTGGCCCGCTCGCAGCTGCCCGCCATGGTTAGCATGTTGCACGGCGCCGACTTGAGCTGTGTAAGATGTGCTTGTACCGCCAGTAATACCAGGCCCTGGTAAAACACACGATAAAAAAGAGCTTTATCACACATATATCAACACCGTAAGCTATGCTTTGCTATTTAAATGTACCAGGACCAAATGTACCTAACTTACTGGATGGCCACATTTTTTTAGCAGAGGTGTCTAGAGACATAGATTCATGAAGATTCATCTGTCCTTGTTATCCAGATTCACAAGCTCTTAAAATTATATTTAAgtcaaactaattttaaatttatagGAAAAAAACACTAACACGTCTGACATCAAACAAATatatcatgaaaatatatttcatggtgtaTTGAATAATGtaaatttggtgtcataaattgATACTTTTTTTAAATCTAAAGATATTTTACTTAGAACAACTTTATAAGTTAATTTATTTTGAGACACGTGTAGTAATAAATATGTGCTATGGCCTCATAATATGGCTCACATTTAACAGTATAGCATTATACACAAGGCCTCTTATGCCCATGGTTTGAAAGTTGGCATATCATTTCCCATTGCCGAAATTTTGCAACCATTGTTAGAGTACTGCAAAACAGATGAGGTCCTTTTCTGTTTCTGAATACATATCCTGAGAGGACAGCAAATATTAATCTGCAACCGTTCTTCCAAAGATCCAGCCAAACGAATAGATTCTTCGTGAAAAGTTCAAACGCAAAAGTTCAAAATATTAGGTAGATCGCCATAAATAAGATATGAGATCCCATGGAGAACACCTACCGGTCATCCAGTGACCACTAGTACCGTCCCACCTCACAAGTCACAAGTCACAACACCAAACACCGGTCCTACCCTACCCACCACAGTCCACAGTGAATGAACTGTACCCAGTAGCTAAAGAAAATCTTGGGAAATGCAGCATACTCTGCGCGTGCCAAGTCGTCGTCGGTTCGTCCCCGTTAAATTAAAATAAAATTGAACAGTTTTGAATTTAATCAAATCTACATAGACCGATGTTAACATTTATGGCACT encodes:
- the LOC136471933 gene encoding BTB/POZ and MATH domain-containing protein 2-like, whose product is MPLTTSTCTVEASQGTHLFHIVGYSLHERLGAGSSVRSAPFSVGGYDWAVRFFPDGGEGGALVLLLELLTKDVVAKASCHFRWNLLMYAQDDRLTIECAVTVVKEPKVSETKIVSVFKEPPSDLSVHLGSLLLEDDTSDVTFKVQGEVICAHKIVLAMRSPVFKAKFYGPEMEENFGCIAVEDVRPAVFKAMLHFIYTDSLPDMDNPGDVDKKEMTRHLLVAADQYEMKRLKLMCEDSLCNSLSVDSVATTLAFAEQLNLCILKDACIEYIAFSNKIDDVVASQGYAHLKRSCPSVLLEVLEKSSKFPRV
- the LOC136471934 gene encoding protein NRT1/ PTR FAMILY 4.3-like, which encodes MDDAGRSLAPVDWRGRPCRQRHGGMRAAVFILVFQASQTVALAAVGSNLITFVFGELHFPLSQAANVVTNFVGTVFILSPLGGFLSDSYAGCFWTLLSFAAVELAGLVLLAVQAHLTQLKSAPCNMLTMAGSCERASGFKAAIFFVALYLVALGSGCVMPNMTTYGGDQFAGARAGAAEKDASKRLSTYFNLSYFGYCVAEVVALMAVVWAQTRFGMAVGFGLAAAALGAGLITLVSGAVLYRNKPPRGSVIFTPIARVFVAAFSKRKQICPSGSSNPAHTAAGDPAVVGDGDFRHTNKFRFLDKACIRDAADTVPESEWRLCTAGEVQQTKTLLAVLPIVACTVVTNTVLAQLQTFSVQQGSVMDTRLAPGSSSSFRIPPASLQAIPYAMLLALVPAYELLLVPLTRRLTGTRSGITPLQRIGVGLCLVALSMASAAAVERRRRDAAVSSGSGGVHQLSVLWLVPQFFVFGVSELFTNVGLMEFFYKQAATAGAMQMQAFFMAFFYCSFSFGFFLSSVLVSLVNRVTASGGRRGWLGDNDLNKDRLDLFYWVLAALSVLNFFCYLLCARWYNSGAGGSEPDGAASGEVACEEEDDGKGLI